A region from the Ammospiza nelsoni isolate bAmmNel1 chromosome 1, bAmmNel1.pri, whole genome shotgun sequence genome encodes:
- the ARC gene encoding activity-regulated cytoskeleton-associated protein — protein sequence MQLDNVTSAGVHSFQGHRGVANKPNVILQIGKCRAEMLEHVRRTHRHLLTEVSKQVERELKGLQKSVGKLENNLEDHVPTENQRWKKSIKACLIRCQETIAHLERWVKREMNVWKEVFFRLEKWADRLESMGGKYCPGEHGKQTVSVGVGGPEIRPSEGEIYDYALDMSQMYALTPPPGEVPSIPQGHDSYQWVSVSEDAPASPVETQVFEDPREFLSHLEEYLKQVGGTEEYWLSQIQNHMNGPAKKWWEYKQDSVKNWVEFKKEFLQYSEGTLTRDAIKRELDLPQKEGEPLDQFLWRKRDLYQTLYVDADEEEIIQYVVGTLQPKLKRFLSYPLPKTLEQLIQRGKEVQGNMEHSEEPSPQRTPEVQPGDSVETVPPSTTASPVPSNGTQPEPPSPPATVI from the coding sequence ATGCAGCTGGACAATGTCACCAGCGCGGGTGTCCACTCCTTCCAGGGGCACCGTGGAGTTGCCAACAAGCCCAATGTGATCCTGCAGATAGGGAAGTGCAGGGCAGAAATGTTGGAGCATGTCCGGAGGACCCACCGGCACCTCCTGACAGAGGTCTCCAAGCAGGTGGAGCGAGAACTGAAGGGGTTGCAGAAATCCGTGGGGAAGTTGGAGAACAACTTAGAGGACCATGTCCCAACTGAAAACCAGAGATGGAAGAAGTCCATCAAGGCCTGCCTGATTAGATGCCAGGAGACCATTGCCCACCTGGAGAGGTGGGTCAAGAGGGAGATGAATGTTTGGAAGGAGGTCTTTTTCCGCCTGGAAAAGTGGGCTGACCGCCTGGAGTCCATGGGAGGCAAAtactgccctggggagcacgGCAAGCAGACGGTGTCCGTCGGGGTGGGAGGCCCGGAGATAAGGCCGAGTGAGGGGGAGATTTATGATTATGCCTTGGACATGAGCCAGATGTATGCCCTGACCCCTCCTCCTGGAGAGGTgcccagcatcccccagggcCACGATTCCTACCAGTGGGTCTCCGTGTCCGAGGATGCTCCAGCCTCCCCGGTGGAGACCCAGGTGTTTGAGGATCCCCGGGAGTTCTTGAGCCACTTGGAGGAATACTTAAAGCAGGTGGGTGGAACGGAGGAGTATTGGCTGTCTCAGATCCAAAACCACATGAACGGCCCAGCTAAAAAGTGGTGGGAGTACAAGCAGGACTCCGTCAAAAACTGGGTTGAGTTCAAGAAGGAGTTCCTGCAGTACAGCGAGGGAACTCTGACTAGGGATGCCATCAAAAGGGAGCTGGATTTGCCCCAGAAAGAGGGGGAGCCCCTGGATCAGTTCCTCTGGCGCAAGAGAGACCTGTACCAGACCCTCTATGTGGATGCAGATGAGGAGGAGATCATCCAGTACGTGGTAGGCACCCTCCAGCCCAAACTGAAGCGCTTCCTGAGCTACCCCCTGCCCAAGACCTTAGAGCAGCTGATCCAGAGGGGGAAGGAGGTCCAAGGCAACATGGAGCACTCTGAGGAGCCCAGCCCACAGAGGACCCCTGAGGTTCAGCCAGGAGACTCCGTGGAGACCGTGCCCCCCTCAACCACCGCCAGTCCCGTGCCGAGCAACGGGACTCAaccagagccccccagccccccagccACTGTCATATGA